In Flavobacteriales bacterium, one genomic interval encodes:
- a CDS encoding sulfite exporter TauE/SafE family protein, with the protein MNAVLVLSVLAVIGFFYASVGHGGASGYLVVMALLGYSQDVMRPSALIMNLFVSAISFTQFARGGHFRWKLFWPFALASVPFAFIGAGISVDPLIYKRILAVCLLFAVARLVGLFGSAPLKSKEVNIPLALITGAVLGLVSGVIGIGGGILLSPLILLLGWANAKETAAVSALFIFVNSASGVLRIAMDGMELGNEVVGWVLAAVVGGLAGGYFGAQRLNEPRLRQLLGFVLFLASIKLFWA; encoded by the coding sequence ATGAATGCAGTTCTTGTATTGAGTGTGTTGGCCGTGATCGGCTTTTTCTATGCATCAGTGGGTCACGGTGGAGCAAGTGGTTATTTGGTTGTAATGGCGTTGCTCGGTTATTCGCAGGATGTCATGAGGCCGTCCGCATTGATCATGAACCTTTTCGTAAGCGCCATATCATTCACACAATTTGCACGCGGTGGTCATTTTCGCTGGAAGCTCTTTTGGCCGTTCGCGCTAGCATCCGTTCCATTTGCGTTCATCGGCGCAGGGATCAGTGTCGATCCACTTATTTACAAACGGATACTCGCAGTTTGTTTGTTGTTCGCGGTGGCAAGGCTCGTTGGGCTTTTCGGGAGTGCACCTTTAAAAAGCAAGGAGGTGAACATACCATTGGCATTGATCACTGGTGCGGTGTTGGGCCTTGTATCCGGAGTGATCGGCATCGGTGGTGGGATCCTGCTTAGTCCATTGATCCTGCTTTTGGGATGGGCGAATGCAAAAGAGACCGCAGCGGTAAGCGCGTTGTTCATCTTCGTGAATAGCGCAAGTGGCGTGTTACGGATCGCGATGGATGGAATGGAGTTGGGTAATGAAGTGGTCGGATGGGTGCTGGCCGCAGTGGTCGGTGGTTTGGCCGGAGGTTATTTTGGAGCACAGCGATTGAATGAACCACGACTACGGCAGCTGCTGGGTTTCGTTCTGTTCCTGGCTTCCATAAAATTGTTCTGGGCATGA
- a CDS encoding ThiF family adenylyltransferase, whose protein sequence is MGEKDGHKHVIVIGAGAVGCALIPMLATLPLDQCSIIDGDTVERSNLKRQPLYGPSDIDRLKVEAAAERMRHTATEMKIVPIPQFIGAANADELLRGASVVADCTDDLHARVLIDRYCEEHELPLVSGSVFTEQFQVLTLHVPLVPRGKGFGLRDYYPGKIGMDQDGCDMQNVPVMVPNMAAALMAWRISDLINGGNGGADHMDICDLKHGRWMRIAPPQQPDDPELIAADQQRIIRG, encoded by the coding sequence ATGGGAGAAAAGGATGGCCATAAGCATGTCATTGTGATCGGGGCAGGGGCTGTAGGCTGTGCGCTGATCCCGATGCTTGCAACACTTCCTTTGGATCAATGTTCCATAATTGATGGTGATACAGTGGAACGCTCCAATCTTAAGCGCCAACCGCTTTATGGACCATCGGATATTGATCGCCTGAAAGTGGAGGCAGCTGCGGAACGGATGCGACATACCGCTACGGAAATGAAGATCGTTCCCATTCCGCAGTTCATCGGAGCAGCCAATGCGGATGAATTGCTTCGGGGTGCTTCCGTTGTTGCCGATTGCACGGATGATCTACATGCGCGCGTGCTGATCGATCGGTATTGTGAGGAACATGAACTTCCATTGGTAAGCGGATCCGTCTTCACGGAACAGTTCCAGGTATTAACGCTGCATGTGCCACTGGTACCAAGGGGAAAAGGGTTCGGGCTGCGCGATTATTATCCCGGAAAGATCGGAATGGATCAGGATGGTTGCGATATGCAGAACGTACCGGTAATGGTACCGAACATGGCAGCAGCACTAATGGCATGGCGCATTTCGGATCTGATCAACGGCGGGAATGGAGGCGCGGATCACATGGATATTTGCGATCTTAAGCACGGTCGATGGATGCGTATAGCACCGCCTCAACAACCAGATGATCCAGAACTCATAGCAGCGGATCAACAACGCATTATACGCGGATGA
- a CDS encoding VCBS repeat-containing protein: MRLNSTLWVTLSLVTVPLLGHGQVAFTNASNLLSNTTTSGGCMGVVDMNGDGLDDIAKLHDSKHFYVDYQNADGSFTLEDYGTVSNSGQWGMAIGDMDNDGHKDLVCGGNSDGTHFLSIASVGVSTLTDLNNGSLFTQCVNIADINNDGYNDYFACNDVGPSKTWINDQNGGLPYNNYINYATDPVSDMSGNYGSVWIDFDDDGDLDLFIAHCRQGVNDPEDPRRWDRLFVNDGNNNYTDQAEEFGLLNKSQSWSADFGDIDNDGDLDQVVTTHDGTIELFENDGTGHFTDITAGCGMEVSGFFLQSKFVDLDNDGFLDVMIAGGSGSAHVYMNDADNTFTEIANTFPSNKSMHSFATGDLNNDGFQDVFANYGGGYIDSDASYPDRLWLNNTNANHWFTVQLRGVQSNRDAIGARVTITGPWGTQIREVRAGESYGIVTSFACNFGIGNATTIPTMTINWPSGLVETFTDLAVDQTIVVIEDLCISPTVAIATSGAPIICGNGDSVTLTADAGFNYTWSNAETTQSITVSQPGNYTVTVDDGTGCTGTASIFVQQSPDETPSVAVVGETEFCEGGSVELTSSSASGYTWTGGATTQTISVTEAGSYAVTIDGTCGAFTSDAISVSVLDAPDAPSGTGASIAIGNTAQISAVGDNITWYDQAAGGAVVGTGNSYDTPVLNTTTSYWASSSTQYGGGQAFGGRVDNSTTGAYHTNADNYQVFSAFEDFTLVSVKVYASGAGNRTIALTNYNTGATLATGSFSVPDGESRVDLNFAVPAGGPYGLRVVGGNPQLWRDALGSNPTYPYALGTVGEITSSSVGGANATAYYYFFYDWEVSSEGVTCEGPLTEVVVFVGTVGLDENDANGLVQVFPNPAHDNITMAFGDVKGKVTVEIMDVTGRLVRSINVADAQQNGRMNMDLSDLSRGEYVIRVQHAEGNSVHQIVLQ, translated from the coding sequence ATGCGATTGAATTCTACCCTCTGGGTAACCTTATCCCTTGTTACAGTACCGTTACTTGGCCACGGTCAGGTGGCATTTACCAATGCTAGCAATTTGCTCAGCAATACCACTACGAGTGGTGGTTGCATGGGAGTTGTTGATATGAACGGCGATGGCTTGGACGACATAGCCAAGTTGCATGACAGTAAACATTTTTATGTGGATTATCAGAATGCGGATGGTTCGTTCACACTAGAGGACTACGGAACGGTTTCAAACTCCGGGCAATGGGGAATGGCCATTGGCGACATGGACAACGACGGGCACAAGGACCTTGTCTGCGGAGGAAATTCCGACGGAACACATTTCTTGAGCATAGCAAGTGTTGGCGTTAGTACGCTTACCGACCTGAACAATGGGTCGCTGTTCACCCAATGCGTGAATATCGCCGACATTAACAACGATGGTTATAATGACTACTTCGCTTGTAATGATGTAGGTCCCTCGAAAACGTGGATCAACGACCAGAACGGTGGCTTGCCGTATAATAACTACATAAATTATGCGACGGATCCGGTATCCGATATGAGCGGCAACTACGGTAGCGTATGGATCGATTTTGATGACGACGGTGACCTCGATCTTTTCATTGCACATTGCCGCCAAGGGGTTAATGATCCAGAAGATCCACGCCGCTGGGACCGCTTGTTCGTTAACGATGGCAATAACAACTACACCGACCAAGCGGAGGAGTTCGGATTGTTGAACAAGAGCCAATCCTGGTCCGCCGATTTCGGGGATATTGATAATGATGGGGATCTGGACCAGGTCGTGACCACACACGATGGTACGATCGAGTTGTTCGAGAATGATGGAACCGGTCACTTCACGGATATCACGGCGGGTTGCGGAATGGAGGTTTCCGGATTCTTCTTGCAGAGCAAATTCGTTGATCTGGATAATGATGGTTTCTTGGATGTAATGATCGCTGGTGGCTCGGGCAGTGCACATGTTTACATGAATGATGCGGATAACACCTTTACGGAAATAGCCAACACATTTCCGAGCAATAAGAGCATGCACAGCTTCGCTACAGGAGATCTGAATAATGATGGATTCCAGGACGTGTTCGCGAACTATGGTGGTGGTTATATCGATTCTGATGCTAGCTATCCTGATCGTTTGTGGTTGAATAACACGAACGCTAATCATTGGTTCACCGTTCAGTTGCGGGGTGTCCAAAGCAATCGGGATGCGATCGGTGCTCGCGTTACGATAACAGGTCCTTGGGGCACGCAGATACGTGAGGTCCGCGCTGGTGAGAGCTATGGAATTGTAACGAGCTTTGCGTGTAATTTCGGTATTGGTAACGCTACCACGATCCCTACCATGACCATCAACTGGCCAAGTGGGCTGGTGGAAACCTTCACTGATCTTGCAGTGGATCAGACCATAGTGGTGATCGAGGACCTATGTATCAGTCCAACGGTTGCCATCGCCACTTCAGGCGCCCCGATCATTTGTGGAAATGGAGATTCAGTAACACTCACTGCGGATGCAGGGTTCAACTATACATGGAGCAATGCGGAGACGACCCAGAGCATTACCGTTTCCCAACCAGGAAATTACACGGTAACGGTGGATGATGGCACTGGTTGCACGGGTACGGCAAGCATTTTCGTTCAACAGAGTCCGGATGAAACTCCAAGTGTAGCAGTAGTTGGAGAGACGGAATTCTGCGAAGGCGGATCAGTCGAGTTGACCTCATCCAGTGCATCAGGCTATACGTGGACCGGAGGAGCCACCACACAAACGATATCAGTTACAGAAGCCGGATCATACGCGGTTACGATCGATGGAACGTGCGGTGCATTCACAAGTGATGCGATCAGCGTTTCGGTCCTTGATGCACCCGATGCTCCAAGTGGAACAGGAGCTTCCATCGCAATTGGGAACACAGCACAGATATCTGCCGTTGGTGATAACATCACGTGGTACGATCAGGCCGCAGGCGGTGCCGTTGTTGGAACAGGTAACAGCTATGATACGCCAGTATTGAACACGACAACTTCGTATTGGGCATCATCGAGCACGCAATACGGTGGTGGACAAGCATTCGGAGGCAGAGTTGATAACAGCACAACAGGTGCCTACCATACCAATGCGGACAACTACCAAGTGTTCAGTGCATTCGAGGACTTCACGCTTGTTTCGGTAAAGGTGTATGCAAGTGGTGCGGGTAACCGGACCATTGCATTGACGAACTACAACACCGGAGCCACATTGGCAACGGGTTCATTCAGCGTTCCCGATGGTGAAAGCCGTGTGGATCTCAATTTCGCTGTACCAGCTGGTGGTCCTTACGGCTTGCGTGTTGTTGGCGGTAACCCACAACTTTGGCGCGATGCGTTGGGCAGCAACCCTACCTATCCCTATGCCTTGGGCACTGTCGGCGAGATCACAAGCAGCAGTGTTGGTGGTGCGAATGCGACCGCATACTATTACTTCTTCTATGATTGGGAGGTGAGCAGTGAAGGGGTTACATGCGAAGGTCCGTTGACGGAAGTCGTCGTATTCGTTGGCACAGTTGGCCTGGATGAGAACGACGCGAATGGTCTTGTGCAGGTTTTCCCGAACCCGGCACACGACAACATTACCATGGCTTTTGGTGATGTGAAAGGAAAGGTGACCGTTGAAATAATGGATGTCACCGGACGTTTGGTCCGCAGCATCAATGTTGCAGACGCACAACAGAATGGTCGCATGAACATGGATCTCAGCGATCTTTCACGCGGTGAATATGTGATCCGTGTTCAACACGCGGAAGGCAATAGTGTTCATCAGATCGTGCTGCAGTAA
- a CDS encoding bifunctional 3-deoxy-7-phosphoheptulonate synthase/chorismate mutase type II: MPDPSNPGLQPIPFSQWGLGLERPLMIAGPCSAESEEQVLATAQGIVESGIANVFRAGIWKPRTRPGSFEGAGAPALEWLKAVKERTGLLTMVEVATAEHVEAALKAKVDMLWIGARTTPNPFSVQEIADALRGTDIPVFVKNPINPDLHLWIGALERLQQAGVTRFAAVHRGFNWFERTPYRNSPMWEFPIRLKAAYPELEIICDPSHIAGERSKLAIIAQQALDLGLSGLMLEVHPDPDHALSDPQQQLTPSAYKELINSLIFRTSRPTAPMQNRLQELRDLIDQLDEEIAQKLGTRMAIAERIGDHKRAHKVAILQPERWENIMDRQLRLAADLGLSAAFVKEFMDSVHRESIRRQSDPEGSEVHEPTSGTPQYAKNGKVRE; this comes from the coding sequence ATGCCCGATCCATCGAACCCTGGCCTGCAACCTATTCCGTTCTCACAATGGGGGTTAGGGCTGGAGCGGCCATTGATGATCGCTGGCCCCTGCAGTGCGGAAAGCGAGGAGCAGGTATTGGCCACGGCACAAGGCATAGTGGAAAGTGGTATCGCAAACGTGTTCAGAGCTGGAATATGGAAGCCGCGCACGCGGCCCGGTAGTTTTGAAGGCGCTGGAGCACCCGCTTTGGAATGGTTAAAAGCGGTGAAGGAGAGAACGGGGCTGCTGACCATGGTAGAAGTGGCAACCGCTGAACACGTGGAAGCTGCATTGAAAGCGAAAGTGGATATGCTGTGGATAGGTGCGCGTACAACCCCCAATCCATTCAGTGTGCAGGAGATCGCGGATGCGTTGCGCGGTACGGATATTCCGGTCTTCGTTAAGAACCCCATCAACCCGGACCTTCATTTATGGATCGGAGCCTTGGAACGGTTGCAGCAGGCAGGGGTTACCCGTTTTGCAGCGGTGCATCGCGGCTTCAATTGGTTCGAGCGTACGCCTTATCGCAATAGTCCCATGTGGGAATTCCCAATCCGGCTGAAGGCGGCTTACCCGGAATTGGAGATCATCTGCGACCCGAGCCATATTGCCGGAGAGCGTTCCAAACTGGCTATTATTGCCCAGCAAGCTTTGGATCTGGGGCTGAGCGGCTTGATGCTTGAAGTTCATCCCGATCCCGATCATGCACTCAGCGATCCGCAGCAGCAATTAACGCCTTCCGCTTATAAGGAACTGATCAACAGTTTGATCTTCCGGACCTCGCGGCCTACAGCACCCATGCAGAACCGGTTGCAGGAATTGCGCGACCTGATCGATCAGTTGGATGAGGAGATCGCCCAGAAACTGGGTACACGAATGGCAATTGCGGAGCGTATCGGCGACCATAAGCGGGCGCATAAAGTGGCCATTTTGCAACCGGAGCGGTGGGAGAATATCATGGATCGGCAGCTTCGGCTGGCTGCGGATCTTGGCCTAAGTGCCGCGTTCGTAAAGGAATTCATGGACTCCGTGCACCGGGAGAGCATCCGCAGACAAAGCGACCCTGAAGGTTCAGAGGTTCACGAACCCACCTCAGGAACACCACAATACGCAAAGAATGGAAAGGTGCGTGAATGA